TCCGGCAGGCCGTATTTGCTGGCCTCACCCTCACGACACCAGGCGACGAACTGCCCGGGCGACGGGAGGAACGGCGTTTCCTGCTGGCGGGCGATCCGCATTCCGGCGTTCACCTGGGCGATGCTGGTGATGCCGTTCTCGGCAAACGCCAGTACCCACTGCCGGCGCAGCTCGTTCAGCTCAGCCTGATCTTTAATCTGCGCCATCATCGCCGGGAATGTCCCTTTCAGCTGGCGCAGCAGCTCGTTGAATATCTCGGCGTCCTGCTTCGTTACCTGCTGCCCTGGCTGCTCAGCCGCGGCGTAAATCCGCTGCAGCGATCGCCCGTCACGGTTCTGGATGGCTGTTGCG
This portion of the Erwinia sp. E602 genome encodes:
- a CDS encoding replication protein P: MRHIATAIQNRDGRSLQRIYAAAEQPGQQVTKQDAEIFNELLRQLKGTFPAMMAQIKDQAELNELRRQWVLAFAENGITSIAQVNAGMRIARQQETPFLPSPGQFVAWCREGEASKYGLPDADELYAMVMDYSARRGLYDGPEHFSWQSNECWLMVPALYSQMRSGNLTASELRQKCVKELRNMTRRLDAGEKISAPVAQLPVLACPLSNEKGLDKIAELRRKHGMQGKS